A region from the Benincasa hispida cultivar B227 chromosome 10, ASM972705v1, whole genome shotgun sequence genome encodes:
- the LOC120088919 gene encoding uncharacterized protein LOC120088919, which produces MERVGPAAYRSALPSELARIHDVFHVSMLRKYVSDPTHILSEQLMQVKENLSYEEEPVKILDRKEQVLRNKKIPLIKVLWRNYGLEETTWEAEEQMRSRYPQLFS; this is translated from the coding sequence ATGGAACGTGTTGGTCCAGCAGCTTACAGGTCAGCTTTACCCTCAGAGTTAGCTCGTATCCATGATGTTTTCCACGTGTCGATGTTGAGGAAGTATGTGTCAGATCCTACTCATATATTGTCAGAACAGCTAATGcaagtaaaagaaaatttgtcatATGAGGAAGAACCAGTAAAGATTCTTGATAGAAAAGAGCAAGTGCTGAGAAATAAGAAGATACCTTTAATAAAGGTTTTATGGAGGAATTATGGCCTTGAGGAAACTACATGGGAAGCCGAAGAGCAAATGAGAAGTAGATATCCCCAATTATTCAGTTGA